TACAGTGTGCAGCCGATCGAAGAGCCCTCGGACCTGCGCGGCCGGGTCATCCGCGTCATGGAAGACCCGGTGGCGATCGACATGATGGGCAAGTTTCAGGCCATCGCGAAGCCCATGGCGTCAGGCGAGATCTACAGCGCGCTGCAGCGCGGCAACATCAACGGTGCGGAAAACAACCCGCCAACCTTTGTCACCCAGCGCCACTACGAGGTCTGCAAGCACTTCACCTTCGATCACCACTCGCGTATCCCGGACGTGCTGCAGATTTCGAGCATGCTGTGGGATCGGCTTGGCGAGCAGGAACAAAGTTGGGTCTTGACCGCCGCCCGCGAATCGAGTCGCTACCAGCGCCAGCTCTGGCAGCAGGAATCGGACGCCTCCGTCGCAGAAATGCAGAAACACGGTGTGACCATCCACCGGCCGGACCCACAGGCATTCGAAGCCGTTGCCGGACGGGCCGGCGAGGCCCTGCTGGACGATGAAGTCAAGGCTCTTCGAGACCGCATCAAGTCCCTTCCTCGCACGTGAGGGCCCGAGTCCCATGCAGCGCGCGATCACTACAAGCCTCCGTTTCCTGTGCGCCGGCAGCCTGAGCGCTCTGCTGCTGGTGGTGCTTCTGGTTATCGTCGATACCAAGCTGGAGCTTGGCGCTGCCTGGGCCAGCGAGTTGTCGCGTTTCTTGTTGGGCTGGACCGTGATGTTGGGCGGAGCCCTGGCCTATGCCGAGCTCAACCACCTGGGCCTCGACATCGTCGTGAACGGGTTCCAACCTGCGGCACGTCGGGGCGCGCTTGTCATCGGTCACGTCTGCGTTCTGTGCTTCGCCGTGGGTGTGTTGATCTACGGCGGCGCACAGCTGGTGCAGGGACGGGCGGAAATGGGGCAAACCATGCCGGCGCTGGGGATTTCCCGCGCCTGGTTCTATCTCAGCATGCCCGTGGCCGGCGTGCTGATGGGCCTGGCCGCCGTCGGCCACCTCGGTCAGAAGCGGGACTAGACCCATGTTTCTGACCATCCTCATCGTCGCCTTTGTCTGCCTGCTGCTGCTCAAGGTACCCATCGCGTTTGCCGTCGGCATCGGCACCCTTCTGGCGGGGATCTCCCTCGGCGAGCTCAACGTACTGCAGAACATCGCGAGCAACATGCTCAATGGAGTCGATTCGTTCTCGCT
The Pseudomonadota bacterium DNA segment above includes these coding regions:
- a CDS encoding TRAP transporter small permease; translation: MQRAITTSLRFLCAGSLSALLLVVLLVIVDTKLELGAAWASELSRFLLGWTVMLGGALAYAELNHLGLDIVVNGFQPAARRGALVIGHVCVLCFAVGVLIYGGAQLVQGRAEMGQTMPALGISRAWFYLSMPVAGVLMGLAAVGHLGQKRD
- a CDS encoding TRAP transporter substrate-binding protein; translation: MKRSDFILGLLVGALAATALFAFIGRKQLGEAGEASVLGRDLKIAHSLPTSHPVHRGIERFAQRLKELSGGQINCAIFPSGQLGSETEYLEKLQSGTLDIAKTSAAPVANFVPRMKLFSLPYLFRDREHYWQVLDGAIGQQLLAKLSDRGSGKPSGFRGLCFYDAGSRNFYSVQPIEEPSDLRGRVIRVMEDPVAIDMMGKFQAIAKPMASGEIYSALQRGNINGAENNPPTFVTQRHYEVCKHFTFDHHSRIPDVLQISSMLWDRLGEQEQSWVLTAARESSRYQRQLWQQESDASVAEMQKHGVTIHRPDPQAFEAVAGRAGEALLDDEVKALRDRIKSLPRT